A genomic segment from Bacteroidales bacterium encodes:
- a CDS encoding aconitate hydratase, producing MLFDLEYIKKVYTKYQENLGAIREKVDRPLTLAEKLLFAHFSSKDHIPERGKDYARFHPDRVAMQDATAQMALLQFINAGRSQTAVPATVHCDHLIQAAQGADADLREALKQNNEVYHFLKSVSQKYGIGFWEPGSGIIHQIVLENYAFPGGMLIGTDSHTVNAGGLGMMSIGVGGADAVDVMAGMPWELRMPKLIGVRLTGAMSGWTAPKDVILKLAGILTVKGATNAVVEYFGPGTESISCTGKATICNMGAEIGATTSVFPYDDTMYSYLEKTGRNEVAELAEGIKADLKKDDEVLKSPENHYDQIIEIDLSRLEPHVNGPYSPDAAVPISELAEVVRKNQYPERIDAAMVGSCTNSSYEDLTRSASIAQQAVDRNISAKTELLITPGSEQIKKTCERDGILQKFEQINGTIMANACGPCIGQWRRQMKDPDRKNSIINSYNRNFAKRNDGNPNTHSFVASPEIVTAMSLAGTLTFNPLKDELKDGKGNGFLLGEPHGAELPGEGYLQDDTGYIPPAEKPDRIEIEIRPDSQRLQLLEPFEPWDGKDLLNLQLLIKVKGKCTTDHISMAGPWLRYRGHLDNISDNLLMGAENSFNGKTNSVYNKLTGDYDKVSAVARQYKNNGLQSIIVGEENYGEGSSREHAAMEPRHLSVRAVLVKSFARIHETNLKKQGILALTFADKQDYDRIREDDTIDVLGMDSFMPGESLTIRLNHEDGTRETFPVNHSYSDQQIEWFKAGSALNLIAKQQKKRR from the coding sequence ATGCTTTTTGACCTGGAATATATAAAGAAGGTATATACGAAATATCAGGAGAATCTGGGAGCAATCCGGGAAAAAGTGGACCGGCCACTGACCCTTGCTGAAAAGCTGCTTTTTGCCCATTTTAGCAGTAAGGATCACATACCTGAACGGGGCAAAGATTATGCCCGTTTTCATCCCGACCGGGTGGCTATGCAGGATGCAACTGCCCAGATGGCCCTGCTGCAATTTATTAATGCCGGACGGAGTCAAACAGCGGTTCCTGCCACCGTTCACTGCGATCATCTGATACAGGCGGCACAGGGAGCAGATGCCGATCTGCGGGAGGCTCTGAAGCAAAACAATGAAGTGTATCATTTTTTGAAGAGCGTATCCCAAAAATATGGGATTGGGTTTTGGGAGCCGGGATCCGGTATAATTCACCAGATTGTGCTGGAAAATTATGCTTTTCCCGGTGGCATGCTTATCGGCACCGATTCTCATACGGTTAATGCGGGTGGTTTGGGTATGATGTCAATTGGTGTTGGGGGTGCTGATGCGGTTGACGTGATGGCCGGTATGCCATGGGAACTGAGAATGCCGAAGCTGATAGGGGTGAGGTTAACCGGTGCGATGAGTGGATGGACCGCCCCCAAGGATGTGATCCTTAAACTGGCCGGCATACTTACTGTCAAAGGAGCCACCAATGCGGTAGTTGAGTATTTCGGACCCGGAACCGAATCCATTTCCTGCACGGGCAAAGCCACCATCTGTAATATGGGAGCTGAGATTGGGGCTACAACATCCGTATTTCCATATGATGATACCATGTATTCCTATCTGGAGAAAACCGGAAGAAATGAAGTGGCCGAGCTGGCTGAGGGGATCAAGGCAGATCTGAAAAAGGATGATGAGGTGTTGAAGTCCCCTGAGAACCATTACGATCAGATCATCGAAATAGATCTTTCCCGGCTGGAACCTCATGTAAATGGTCCGTACAGCCCGGATGCCGCAGTACCCATATCAGAGCTTGCAGAGGTTGTCCGTAAGAATCAATATCCGGAACGCATTGATGCGGCCATGGTAGGATCCTGCACCAATTCTTCCTATGAGGACCTCACACGGTCGGCATCAATAGCACAGCAGGCAGTGGATCGCAACATCTCCGCCAAAACAGAACTGCTGATAACTCCCGGCTCCGAACAGATCAAAAAAACCTGCGAGCGCGACGGGATTCTGCAGAAATTCGAGCAGATCAACGGTACGATCATGGCCAATGCCTGCGGACCTTGTATCGGGCAGTGGAGGCGACAGATGAAGGATCCCGATCGCAAGAATTCTATAATCAATTCCTACAACCGCAATTTTGCCAAGCGGAATGACGGCAATCCCAATACCCACAGCTTTGTGGCATCTCCCGAGATTGTCACGGCCATGAGCCTGGCCGGAACGCTGACATTTAATCCGTTGAAAGATGAACTGAAAGACGGCAAGGGAAATGGCTTCCTTCTCGGTGAACCTCATGGAGCCGAATTGCCCGGGGAAGGATATTTACAGGATGATACGGGTTATATCCCCCCTGCTGAAAAGCCGGATCGGATTGAAATAGAAATAAGGCCCGATTCTCAGAGGCTCCAGTTGCTTGAACCTTTTGAGCCCTGGGATGGTAAAGATCTGTTGAACCTTCAGCTCCTCATTAAGGTGAAGGGCAAATGTACCACAGATCATATATCCATGGCAGGTCCCTGGCTACGATACAGGGGACATCTCGATAACATCTCCGACAACCTTTTAATGGGTGCTGAAAACAGCTTCAACGGCAAAACCAATTCTGTCTATAATAAGCTTACAGGGGACTATGACAAGGTCTCCGCTGTGGCGCGTCAGTATAAAAATAATGGATTGCAGTCGATCATCGTGGGAGAGGAAAATTACGGAGAAGGATCTTCCAGGGAACATGCCGCTATGGAACCTCGTCATTTGAGTGTGAGAGCCGTTCTGGTAAAATCATTTGCCAGGATCCACGAGACCAACCTGAAGAAACAGGGGATTCTGGCCCTTACTTTTGCTGATAAACAGGATTATGACCGGATCAGGGAGGATGATACCATTGATGTGCTGGGAATGGATAGTTTTATGCCCGGAGAATCTTTAACGATCAGGCTTAACCATGAAGACGGAACACGGGAAACGTTCCCTGTGAATCATTCTTACAGCGATCAGCAGATTGAATGGTTTAAGGCAGGAAGTGCCCTGAATCTTATTGCTAAACAACAAAAAAAAAGGAGATAG
- the proC gene encoding pyrroline-5-carboxylate reductase: protein MIEEKFSILGGGNLGSSIAIGLKDYSVVHKDNLLLSDVLEKQRKYLKEQGFRVAENNREAVREADIILIAVKPYQVIEILKEIKDELDPKRHIIISSSAGISSTEMYQVIDEKMPLFRVMPNIAIAVQEAASCITPVNANEEQKELIHNIFSSLGDVHYIPEHLMSTATVASGCGIAFVMRFLRAMTAGSVEMGFQPSQALEIATKLLRGAAELLEQNAEHPEYEIDKVATPLGITITGLNEMEHNGFSSAVIKGIMKSYDKVTNGK from the coding sequence ATGATTGAAGAAAAATTCAGTATACTCGGTGGAGGAAACTTAGGTTCTTCCATCGCTATAGGATTGAAAGATTATTCCGTTGTTCACAAAGATAACCTTTTACTGTCTGATGTGCTGGAAAAACAGAGGAAATACCTTAAAGAGCAGGGATTTCGTGTTGCCGAAAACAACAGGGAGGCTGTTCGTGAAGCAGATATTATTCTGATTGCAGTGAAACCTTATCAGGTTATTGAAATTCTGAAGGAAATTAAAGACGAGCTTGATCCGAAGAGGCACATCATCATATCTTCTTCAGCCGGAATCTCATCTACAGAGATGTATCAAGTCATTGATGAAAAAATGCCCTTGTTTAGAGTGATGCCCAATATTGCCATTGCTGTGCAGGAAGCGGCATCCTGTATTACTCCTGTAAATGCCAATGAAGAACAAAAGGAGCTTATTCATAACATTTTTTCATCCCTGGGTGATGTGCATTATATCCCCGAACATTTAATGTCGACGGCAACCGTGGCAAGTGGATGTGGTATAGCTTTTGTAATGAGGTTCCTGAGGGCCATGACTGCCGGCAGTGTTGAGATGGGTTTTCAACCTTCACAGGCATTGGAGATTGCTACCAAGCTGCTCAGAGGGGCAGCCGAGCTCCTGGAGCAGAATGCCGAACACCCCGAATACGAAATTGATAAAGTGGCTACTCCGCTGGGTATTACTATAACAGGACTCAACGAGATGGAGCATAATGGTTTTAGTTCTGCTGTGATCAAAGGGATTATGAAATCTTACGATAAAGTGACCAATGGAAAATAA
- a CDS encoding arylsulfatase produces MANLFLGVFLLPYLTGCGKSGKDNGNTGEQSPNIVYILADDLGYGDISYLNDSSKIQTSNIDKLAEEGMSFTDAHSASAVSTPTRYGILTGRYSWRTRLKSGVLWGTDKPLIDSETMTVASLLNDQGYNTACIGKWHLGLDWVQDDSGRVDFSKPIENGPLALGFQYFYGISSSLDIPPYVYIENDRVTSTSIDTIRENEGKGFWRKGPIAENFKHKKVLPELTDKAVDYINRQSQDKPFFLYFPLPAPHTPILPTEPFQGETNTNAYGDFVLMVDHVVGQVMDALESKGLKGNTLIVFTSDNGCSPRADFEELAEVGHDPSYRFRGHKADIYEGGHRIPFIARWPGYIEEGSTSDETICLNDLLATCADMMNDTLPDTAGEDSYSILPVLLGQEYQSPIREATVHHSVNGSFAIRQGKWKLIFCPGSGGWSDPRPEKAGEMDIPSLQLYNLEKDIDESNNVVSEHPRLVDKLTDLMDQYIEQGRSTPGTKQQNYGEIELLPEGYER; encoded by the coding sequence ATGGCAAACCTATTTCTGGGTGTTTTTTTATTACCCTATCTGACAGGTTGCGGAAAATCAGGGAAAGATAACGGAAACACCGGAGAACAATCCCCGAACATTGTCTATATCCTGGCCGATGACCTGGGATATGGAGATATCTCATACCTGAACGACAGCTCCAAAATTCAAACTTCAAATATTGACAAGCTGGCTGAAGAAGGTATGTCTTTTACAGATGCACATAGTGCCTCGGCAGTATCCACTCCTACCCGGTATGGTATCCTTACAGGAAGATACTCCTGGCGAACCAGATTAAAGAGTGGAGTGCTCTGGGGCACTGATAAACCTCTGATCGATTCGGAGACCATGACTGTGGCTTCCTTATTAAACGATCAGGGATACAACACCGCCTGCATTGGTAAATGGCATCTGGGGCTGGATTGGGTTCAAGATGATTCCGGCCGGGTGGATTTTTCAAAACCCATTGAAAACGGTCCCCTGGCACTGGGCTTTCAATACTTCTATGGCATTTCATCATCCCTCGATATTCCGCCTTATGTTTATATTGAAAATGATAGGGTTACCTCTACTTCCATAGATACCATACGGGAAAATGAAGGAAAGGGTTTCTGGCGAAAGGGGCCCATAGCAGAGAATTTTAAACACAAGAAAGTGCTTCCTGAACTGACGGATAAAGCAGTGGATTATATCAACCGGCAATCACAGGATAAACCTTTCTTCCTTTATTTTCCACTACCAGCCCCCCATACGCCCATTCTTCCCACAGAGCCATTCCAGGGAGAAACCAATACCAATGCTTACGGAGATTTTGTGCTGATGGTCGATCATGTGGTGGGACAAGTTATGGATGCCCTCGAATCAAAAGGTTTGAAAGGAAATACATTGATTGTCTTCACAAGCGACAATGGATGTTCGCCCAGGGCCGATTTTGAAGAGCTAGCCGAGGTGGGCCATGATCCGAGTTACCGGTTCAGGGGGCACAAAGCCGACATCTATGAAGGGGGTCACCGCATTCCATTCATTGCCCGGTGGCCCGGATATATTGAGGAGGGATCTACCTCTGATGAAACGATTTGCCTGAACGATCTGCTGGCAACCTGTGCCGACATGATGAATGATACCCTGCCCGACACCGCAGGTGAGGATAGTTACAGCATTCTGCCCGTTTTACTGGGTCAGGAATACCAGTCGCCCATCCGCGAGGCTACCGTGCATCACTCTGTCAACGGTTCCTTTGCCATAAGACAGGGAAAATGGAAATTGATATTTTGTCCGGGTTCCGGAGGCTGGAGCGATCCAAGACCCGAAAAAGCCGGAGAAATGGATATACCTTCCCTGCAGCTCTATAACCTGGAAAAAGACATTGATGAAAGCAACAATGTTGTATCTGAGCATCCCCGTTTGGTGGATAAACTTACTGATTTGATGGACCAGTATATAGAGCAGGGGCGAAGCACACCCGGTACCAAACAACAAAATTACGGCGAAATTGAATTGTTACCGGAAGGTTATGAACGATAA
- a CDS encoding glycosylase has product MKSKLVFTIIIFFGMGLHASSQSNGSSIEKSSDNYRISRGKMKQVYEKIKTPYKYGIVLMPSDTGEMVDSPTIFRMNDQWYMTYIVYDGRGYETYIAESNDLLHWEKKGKILSFTENTWDASQKAGYPALVDKEWGGDYELHPYKGKYWMSYLGGATRGYEAGTLGVGMAYTKHPTKTKEWNRIENPVLLPEDYKARWFENDVIYKSSVIQDTEGQTGHRFVMYYNAKGDTATYESIGMAVSDDMVNWKRFGDDPVITEQEGISGDAQIVKMDDLYVMFYFGAFWKPGAFERFACSRDLVDWTKWKGNDLVAPSEDYDRKYAHKPWVIKWKGTVYHFYTAVGKYGRVIALATSKDIGESELPGNKN; this is encoded by the coding sequence ATGAAAAGCAAATTGGTATTCACCATAATAATCTTTTTTGGGATGGGTCTTCATGCTTCCTCGCAATCCAATGGTTCCTCAATTGAAAAATCATCTGATAATTATAGGATTTCAAGGGGTAAAATGAAACAGGTCTATGAAAAGATCAAAACCCCATATAAGTATGGTATTGTGCTGATGCCCTCCGATACGGGTGAAATGGTTGATAGTCCCACTATATTTAGAATGAATGACCAATGGTATATGACCTATATCGTTTACGACGGCAGAGGCTATGAAACTTATATTGCTGAAAGCAATGATTTGCTGCATTGGGAAAAGAAAGGAAAAATTCTGTCTTTTACTGAAAATACATGGGATGCCAGTCAGAAAGCCGGCTATCCTGCACTGGTCGATAAGGAGTGGGGAGGAGATTATGAATTGCATCCCTATAAAGGTAAATATTGGATGTCGTATTTGGGAGGTGCCACCCGTGGATATGAAGCAGGAACGCTGGGCGTGGGAATGGCATATACGAAACATCCCACTAAAACCAAAGAATGGAATAGAATTGAAAATCCTGTTTTGCTCCCTGAAGATTACAAAGCCCGTTGGTTTGAGAATGATGTCATATACAAAAGCTCAGTTATTCAGGACACAGAAGGTCAGACCGGCCATCGGTTTGTGATGTATTACAATGCCAAAGGCGACACAGCGACCTATGAAAGCATTGGCATGGCTGTATCCGACGATATGGTGAACTGGAAACGTTTCGGTGATGACCCGGTTATCACCGAACAAGAAGGTATATCAGGAGATGCCCAGATAGTAAAGATGGACGATCTGTATGTCATGTTTTATTTTGGGGCTTTTTGGAAGCCGGGAGCTTTCGAGCGGTTTGCCTGTTCCCGTGATCTGGTAGACTGGACAAAATGGAAGGGCAATGATCTGGTTGCCCCTTCTGAGGATTATGACAGGAAGTATGCCCACAAGCCCTGGGTGATCAAATGGAAGGGAACTGTGTATCATTTCTATACTGCTGTGGGAAAATACGGGAGAGTCATCGCTTTGGCAACATCAAAGGATATTGGTGAAAGTGAACTGCCGGGGAATAAAAATTAA
- a CDS encoding methylenetetrahydrofolate reductase: protein MNEEKYKSGSRLEQVLASGNFALTGELGPPKSADREAVEKKANLLKDSVDAANVTDNQTAIVRMSSWGAGLIAQECGLEAVMQITTRDRNRLAIQSDVIGAAALGIKNILCISGDHHSFGNHPTSKIVHDIDSVQLIATLKKMRDEKKFVSGDDIRNTKKSELVEPKIFIGAAANPFADPMEFRVIRLAKKINAGADFIQTQVIYDMERFRKWMEEVREQGLHEKAYILAGITPLKSAKMAQYMKENVSGISIPAQIVERLSDAEDQKAEGINIAVEQIQELKEMEGVSGVHLMAIGAEKSVPGIAEKAEFLPRPAIQYAKIT, encoded by the coding sequence ATGAACGAGGAAAAGTATAAATCAGGCAGCAGACTGGAACAGGTATTGGCCTCAGGAAATTTTGCACTGACCGGCGAACTGGGACCGCCGAAAAGTGCCGACCGGGAAGCGGTTGAAAAAAAGGCCAACCTTTTGAAAGATTCTGTAGATGCAGCCAATGTAACGGATAATCAGACTGCCATTGTTAGAATGTCGTCCTGGGGCGCCGGTTTGATAGCCCAGGAATGTGGACTGGAGGCAGTTATGCAGATCACCACCCGCGACCGGAACCGTCTGGCCATTCAAAGCGATGTAATAGGTGCTGCTGCCTTGGGAATCAAAAACATCCTTTGTATTTCCGGGGATCACCATTCTTTTGGCAACCACCCCACCTCAAAAATCGTTCATGACATTGATTCGGTGCAATTGATCGCAACACTTAAGAAGATGCGGGATGAAAAGAAATTTGTGTCAGGGGACGATATCCGTAATACAAAGAAAAGTGAGCTTGTGGAGCCGAAGATATTTATCGGTGCTGCTGCAAATCCTTTTGCCGATCCCATGGAATTCCGTGTTATCCGACTGGCAAAGAAGATCAATGCCGGGGCAGATTTTATACAGACACAGGTGATTTACGATATGGAACGCTTCAGGAAATGGATGGAAGAGGTCCGTGAGCAGGGTTTGCATGAAAAAGCCTACATTCTGGCGGGTATTACTCCCCTTAAATCAGCTAAAATGGCTCAATATATGAAAGAAAATGTCTCCGGGATTTCCATACCGGCTCAAATTGTGGAAAGGCTTTCGGATGCTGAAGACCAGAAGGCCGAAGGCATCAACATTGCCGTAGAGCAAATACAAGAGCTTAAAGAAATGGAAGGCGTAAGTGGTGTGCATCTGATGGCCATAGGGGCAGAAAAAAGCGTACCCGGAATTGCAGAAAAAGCGGAGTTTTTGCCCAGACCTGCCATTCAATATGCAAAAATTACCTGA
- a CDS encoding methylenetetrahydrofolate reductase C-terminal domain-containing protein has translation TMIIAEQKPFKDIYESVKESDKLLVLGCGTCVTVCMAGGEKEVGVLANQIRLAAGKDEREIEVTEHTLTRQCDEEFFDETASEKINEVDAVLSLGCGVGVQHIVQLYPDAVVRPGLNTQFFGASLQQGVWSERCAGCGECLLDRFEGICPIARCSKSLMNGPCGGSSDGMCEVDPENTECAWQLIYDRMKRLNKLDKLMDYQPPKDWSHDRDGGPRSVTRKDVLF, from the coding sequence AACTATGATCATTGCAGAACAGAAACCATTTAAGGATATCTACGAATCGGTTAAGGAGAGTGATAAATTGCTGGTATTGGGATGCGGTACCTGTGTAACGGTTTGCATGGCAGGTGGAGAAAAGGAAGTGGGTGTACTTGCCAATCAGATCCGTCTTGCAGCAGGGAAAGATGAGCGTGAGATAGAAGTGACTGAACATACCCTTACCAGACAATGTGATGAGGAGTTTTTCGACGAGACTGCTTCCGAAAAGATCAATGAAGTGGATGCGGTGTTATCTCTTGGTTGCGGTGTTGGAGTACAGCATATTGTACAGTTGTATCCCGATGCTGTTGTACGACCCGGACTCAATACACAGTTTTTCGGTGCTTCGTTGCAGCAGGGAGTATGGTCAGAGAGATGTGCAGGTTGCGGAGAATGTTTGTTAGACAGATTTGAGGGGATATGTCCCATCGCCCGTTGTTCCAAGAGCTTAATGAACGGCCCCTGCGGCGGGTCTTCGGACGGTATGTGTGAGGTGGATCCTGAAAATACGGAATGTGCCTGGCAGCTTATTTATGACCGCATGAAACGATTGAACAAACTGGATAAACTGATGGATTACCAGCCACCTAAGGACTGGTCACATGATCGCGATGGCGGTCCGCGGAGCGTTACAAGGAAGGATGTTTTGTTTTAA
- a CDS encoding hydrogenase iron-sulfur subunit: MNPTLKMETEGKEIEPVIIAFCCHYCAFTAADLAGTMRQQYPTNIRIVRLPCTGRVYVNMLLEAFVDGADGVMVAGCEEGSCHFLEGNYRAKKRVNYAKKKIEEVGINPERLEMYHIGASEGPLFARSAKEFTERI, encoded by the coding sequence TTGAACCCAACATTAAAAATGGAAACTGAAGGAAAAGAAATAGAACCGGTGATCATTGCTTTTTGTTGTCATTATTGTGCCTTTACCGCTGCTGATCTGGCGGGAACAATGCGTCAGCAGTATCCTACCAACATTAGAATCGTACGCTTGCCATGTACAGGAAGGGTTTATGTGAATATGCTGCTTGAGGCTTTCGTTGACGGAGCGGATGGCGTGATGGTAGCCGGTTGCGAGGAAGGGAGCTGTCATTTCCTGGAAGGGAATTACAGGGCAAAGAAAAGGGTGAATTATGCCAAAAAGAAAATTGAAGAAGTCGGGATTAATCCTGAAAGATTGGAGATGTATCACATCGGCGCCTCTGAAGGTCCACTTTTTGCCCGGTCAGCAAAAGAATTTACCGAACGCATCAG